A single region of the Candidatus Hadarchaeales archaeon genome encodes:
- the carB gene encoding carbamoyl-phosphate synthase large subunit, whose protein sequence is MPKRTDIRKILVIGSGPIVIGQAAEFDYSGSQACKALRSLGYEVVLVNSNPATIMTDPEMADKIYIEPLTPEIVAEIIKREKPDALLPTLGGQTGLNIAAELWERGILQQEGVELIGAKAEAIMKGEDRELFKRSMEKIGLKCPDGETVNSVSQALSVARRLGYPVVVRPAFTLGGTGGGIAFNDEELRRIVSRGLELSRIHQVIIDEALLGWKEYEFEVMRDLADNVVIVCSIENFDPMGIHTGDSITVAPAQTLSNREYQILRDASIAVIREIGVETGGSNIQFAVHPETGEFRVIEINPRVSRSSALASKATGFPIAKIAAKLAVGLTLDEIPNDITKKTPACFEPTIDYVVVKIPRWNFEKFPTADDTLTTQMKSVGEVMAIGRTFEESLQKAIRSLEIGRMGICADGRKSYTDVDMLKRMLHYSRPRGGNNRIFMLYDALKLMDVEEVYKLTYIDKWFLQKLKNIAKMEEELSKRTIETIDPQLLREAKRLGFSDYQIAYLLGTDEMTIRKLRKKWGILPTFKFVDTCAAEFDAETPYYYSTYEDGDDSRVSKRKKVVILGSGPNRIGQGIEFDYCCVHGVLAAREEGYETIMINCNPETVSTDYDTSDKLYFEPLTFEDVMNIVEKEQPIGVVLQFGGQTPLNLAVKLANAGVPILGTSSESIDIAEDRERCTQLLKKLGIPQAPYGCAKSVDEAVKIANEIEYPVLVRPSYVLGGRAMQIVHDENELRKYFEEAVLASPEHPVLVDKFLQDAVELDIDAVSDGEEVFIPEIMEHIEEAGIHSGDSACTIPPRTLDQKTIEVVREYVTKIAKELKVVGLINVQMAVKDGTVYVLEINPRASRTVPFVSKTTGIPMAKVAMKVMLGKKLRELGISGRLKLNHFAVKESVFPFQKLPGVDPVLGPEMKSTGEVMGIDVNWGRAFFKAELAAGNALPASGTVFLSVRKGEQEKIIPVAKKFQELGFEIVATEGTANALRAAGIPAKVILKVSQGSPNVLDLIKSRKVDLIINIPTVGRDPARDGYQIRRAAIDFGIPYITTIEAATAAVLAIEDMRKGKITIQSLNEYHAMSKIVA, encoded by the coding sequence ATGCCAAAGCGTACAGACATCAGGAAAATTCTCGTCATAGGAAGTGGACCAATAGTAATCGGTCAAGCTGCAGAATTCGATTATTCCGGTTCGCAGGCTTGTAAAGCTCTCAGAAGCCTAGGCTACGAGGTTGTACTAGTGAACTCGAATCCTGCAACTATAATGACGGATCCGGAAATGGCTGACAAAATCTATATTGAGCCTCTCACACCAGAAATCGTTGCGGAGATCATAAAAAGAGAAAAGCCTGATGCTCTTCTGCCTACTCTTGGTGGCCAAACAGGACTCAATATAGCAGCAGAACTTTGGGAAAGGGGCATTCTACAGCAGGAAGGAGTGGAGCTTATCGGCGCGAAAGCAGAAGCCATAATGAAAGGCGAAGATAGAGAGCTCTTCAAACGCTCGATGGAAAAAATTGGTCTAAAATGTCCAGACGGTGAAACCGTTAATTCTGTTTCGCAGGCTCTGAGCGTTGCCAGACGTCTTGGTTATCCGGTTGTCGTGAGGCCAGCCTTCACGCTTGGAGGAACAGGTGGAGGAATAGCTTTTAACGACGAGGAACTCAGACGGATAGTTTCCAGAGGCTTGGAACTAAGCAGAATTCACCAGGTCATAATTGACGAGGCCCTTCTCGGCTGGAAGGAATACGAGTTTGAGGTGATGAGGGATCTAGCCGACAACGTCGTTATAGTCTGCTCGATCGAAAACTTTGATCCAATGGGTATACACACGGGAGACTCCATAACGGTTGCTCCAGCTCAGACTCTTTCAAATAGAGAATATCAGATTCTCAGAGATGCTTCGATTGCTGTCATTCGTGAGATCGGTGTGGAAACTGGAGGCTCAAACATTCAGTTTGCGGTTCATCCAGAAACCGGAGAATTTAGGGTCATAGAGATAAATCCAAGAGTTTCACGCAGTTCTGCTCTGGCTTCGAAAGCAACCGGATTTCCGATAGCAAAAATCGCAGCTAAACTGGCGGTCGGTTTAACCCTTGACGAAATCCCAAACGACATAACAAAGAAAACCCCCGCCTGTTTTGAACCCACGATAGACTACGTCGTTGTAAAAATCCCCCGCTGGAACTTTGAGAAATTCCCAACTGCAGATGATACTCTCACTACTCAGATGAAGAGCGTCGGCGAGGTTATGGCCATTGGTAGAACTTTTGAGGAGAGTCTTCAAAAAGCGATAAGATCTCTTGAAATCGGAAGAATGGGAATATGCGCGGATGGCAGAAAGTCCTACACAGACGTAGATATGCTCAAGCGTATGCTCCATTACTCGAGACCAAGAGGTGGAAACAACAGGATCTTCATGCTTTATGATGCTCTGAAATTGATGGATGTTGAAGAAGTCTACAAGCTTACCTACATAGATAAATGGTTCCTGCAGAAGCTGAAGAACATAGCAAAAATGGAGGAGGAGCTGAGCAAAAGAACAATCGAGACAATAGACCCGCAGCTGCTAAGAGAAGCGAAAAGACTGGGTTTTTCAGACTATCAAATCGCCTATCTTCTCGGAACCGACGAAATGACGATCCGTAAGCTTAGAAAAAAATGGGGTATTTTACCTACCTTCAAGTTTGTCGACACTTGCGCAGCAGAATTCGACGCAGAAACGCCTTATTATTATTCAACATACGAAGACGGTGATGATTCAAGAGTTAGCAAACGAAAGAAGGTTGTAATTCTCGGTTCCGGCCCGAACAGAATAGGACAGGGAATAGAGTTTGACTATTGTTGTGTCCATGGGGTACTGGCTGCTAGGGAGGAAGGATACGAAACGATAATGATTAACTGCAATCCAGAGACGGTCAGCACAGACTATGACACATCAGACAAGCTCTATTTCGAACCTTTGACTTTTGAGGACGTGATGAACATAGTAGAAAAGGAACAGCCCATTGGCGTAGTTTTACAGTTTGGTGGGCAGACTCCTCTCAACCTCGCCGTTAAACTCGCAAACGCTGGTGTCCCAATTCTTGGCACGTCTTCAGAGAGCATAGACATCGCTGAAGATAGGGAGCGCTGCACACAGCTTCTTAAAAAGCTTGGAATTCCACAGGCGCCATATGGTTGCGCAAAGTCTGTCGATGAAGCGGTAAAAATAGCAAATGAAATCGAATATCCCGTCCTTGTGAGACCATCCTATGTTCTTGGAGGGAGAGCCATGCAGATAGTTCACGATGAGAACGAACTGAGAAAATACTTCGAAGAAGCCGTTCTCGCATCCCCAGAGCATCCAGTTTTGGTAGACAAGTTTCTCCAGGATGCGGTAGAGCTTGACATTGATGCCGTTTCGGATGGTGAAGAGGTTTTTATTCCCGAAATAATGGAGCACATCGAGGAAGCGGGCATTCACTCTGGAGACAGCGCTTGCACGATTCCACCCAGAACGCTGGATCAAAAAACGATTGAGGTGGTCAGAGAATATGTGACCAAGATAGCTAAAGAACTCAAGGTGGTAGGTCTCATCAATGTTCAAATGGCTGTTAAAGATGGGACTGTTTACGTTCTTGAGATAAATCCAAGGGCAAGCAGAACAGTACCGTTCGTAAGCAAGACCACAGGAATTCCCATGGCAAAAGTAGCTATGAAAGTGATGCTCGGCAAAAAACTTCGTGAGCTAGGAATTTCTGGAAGATTGAAACTAAATCATTTTGCTGTCAAGGAATCTGTTTTTCCGTTCCAAAAGTTACCCGGTGTGGATCCGGTTTTAGGTCCCGAAATGAAATCTACCGGTGAAGTGATGGGAATAGATGTAAACTGGGGAAGAGCATTCTTTAAAGCCGAGCTCGCCGCAGGAAACGCGCTACCCGCCTCAGGCACGGTTTTCCTAAGCGTGCGAAAAGGTGAACAGGAAAAAATAATTCCTGTGGCCAAAAAATTTCAAGAGCTTGGATTTGAAATCGTGGCAACAGAGGGAACTGCAAACGCTTTGCGTGCCGCAGGCATACCAGCAAAAGTTATTTTAAAAGTCTCGCAAGGCTCTCCAAACGTTCTCGATCTCATCAAGAGCAGAAAGGTGGACCTCATAATAAACATCCCGACAGTAGGAAGAGATCCGGCCAGAGATGGTTATCAAATCCGCAGAGCGGCAATAGATTTCGGGATTCCATACATCACAACGATAGAGGCTGCAACGGCCGCGGTTTTGGCAATTGAGGACATGAGAAAAGGAAAGATAACAATACAATCTCTCAACGAGTATCATGCAATGTCAAAAATCGTCGCTTGA
- a CDS encoding LLM class flavin-dependent oxidoreductase: MKFGAVCTVSGEFAEVSNVEKAAKLSEDAGLDSFLVWDHYMLPHTNRTLEAYTLLAYLAGKTERIKLGTCVTPLPFRHPAVLAKIVSTLDVLSGGRVIVGVGAGWHRPEFEGYSKWGSDAERVERTEEALKIMINLWTRPSVSFEGKYYQVHGAVLEPKPIQKPYPPLWFGTVGRRMLRLAIKYGSGWIPIDIPPLEYREIRDWLAAHVRSGFVFANVCWPSSSKTEMKEKVEMFAKSGCDYYFEVLEHPVAERQIRWMTEIVRDFR, from the coding sequence GTGAAGTTTGGAGCTGTCTGCACGGTTAGCGGAGAATTTGCGGAGGTCAGCAACGTCGAGAAAGCCGCTAAGCTCAGCGAAGATGCAGGTTTAGACTCGTTCCTCGTCTGGGACCATTACATGCTCCCGCACACGAATAGAACGCTCGAGGCCTACACACTTCTTGCCTATCTGGCCGGAAAGACGGAGAGGATAAAGCTTGGAACCTGCGTGACTCCTCTTCCATTTCGCCACCCAGCAGTTCTCGCAAAAATCGTCTCTACTCTCGACGTCTTATCTGGTGGTCGCGTCATAGTTGGAGTCGGAGCTGGCTGGCATAGACCAGAGTTCGAGGGGTACAGCAAGTGGGGAAGCGATGCGGAGAGAGTTGAAAGAACGGAAGAAGCCTTGAAGATAATGATAAATCTCTGGACTAGACCAAGCGTAAGTTTTGAGGGAAAATATTACCAAGTCCACGGAGCGGTTCTGGAGCCAAAACCAATCCAGAAACCGTATCCACCCCTTTGGTTCGGGACTGTTGGAAGGCGGATGTTGAGACTGGCCATCAAATATGGAAGCGGATGGATCCCGATTGACATCCCGCCATTGGAATACAGGGAAATCAGAGATTGGCTCGCCGCGCATGTGAGAAGCGGTTTCGTTTTTGCGAACGTCTGCTGGCCATCCTCAAGCAAGACGGAGATGAAGGAAAAGGTTGAGATGTTTGCCAAGAGTGGTTGTGATTATTATTTTGAGGTGCTCGAACACCCAGTGGCGGAGAGGCAGATTCGGTGGATGACGGAGATTGTCAGGGATTTTAGATAG
- a CDS encoding beta-propeller domain-containing protein, whose protein sequence is MVEDYRKWEKRVRNLSPGRHLRYTLLATVVVVMIVAFIGSYRFLRSPVVKTTFGLTKFSSESEFRSYLLSSSWLLNYLPRTFTASFSVRDVGLEGGLAAIPERISTTNVQVAGIDEPDIVKTDGVNIYFSPPPLFYVWWIPGFRAEFPEFQYPQTHIVRAFPPENISVISKIDKTGDMLLVDNVLVIFSGSEITGYDVSNPDSPVETWSIEVNGSIIAARLYRGVIYLVTQTFVYPDIDFPLTLIRSENEAVTIGVSEIYRPVERIPVDALFTAATLDPMQGKITNKLSFVGSSGTSIVYMSQNALYITYTYYPSPLETYHRFIKEKCGDILSSDDMLRIDKLIALEISEEAKLFELETILEPYLREISARAENYFAERARDLQLTGIIKVDLESFGIVAQGRVPGYPLNQFSLDEFNGYLRLATTIEPFIWMFGSVQSANDVYILDGELKVVGSVKDLGLTERIYSVRFIGEKGYIVTFRETDPFYVLNLSDPANPRLTGELKIPGYSSYLHPITENLILGIGRENLNVKISLFDVSESSQPVELDKTILDEYWSDVLETHHAFLLDPDHKVFFLPAGQNGYVFSYENAKISQVLKTEISEISRAVYLDDFLYLIGSRGIVVFDENTWQKVSEVVFE, encoded by the coding sequence ATGGTCGAGGACTACCGAAAGTGGGAGAAACGGGTAAGAAATCTAAGCCCTGGAAGACACTTAAGATACACGCTTCTGGCCACAGTCGTCGTTGTTATGATAGTCGCCTTTATCGGCTCATACAGATTTCTCCGATCCCCCGTCGTTAAAACAACATTCGGGTTGACCAAATTTTCTTCCGAGTCAGAGTTCCGCAGCTATCTCTTGAGCTCGAGCTGGCTGCTCAACTATCTCCCCAGAACGTTTACAGCCTCTTTTTCAGTCAGGGATGTCGGACTTGAAGGTGGACTAGCCGCGATACCAGAAAGAATATCGACGACGAACGTTCAGGTAGCCGGCATAGACGAGCCAGACATAGTGAAAACCGACGGCGTGAACATATATTTCTCACCACCCCCGTTGTTTTACGTCTGGTGGATTCCTGGTTTCCGCGCAGAGTTCCCAGAATTTCAATACCCGCAGACCCATATCGTCAGAGCTTTCCCCCCTGAAAACATCTCCGTCATATCGAAGATAGACAAAACAGGAGACATGCTCTTGGTTGACAATGTTCTTGTGATTTTCTCCGGAAGCGAAATCACAGGTTATGACGTGTCCAATCCCGACTCCCCGGTCGAGACCTGGAGCATTGAGGTTAATGGCTCGATTATCGCGGCAAGGCTTTACCGGGGAGTGATATATCTCGTTACGCAGACTTTTGTTTACCCAGATATCGATTTTCCATTGACTCTGATCAGATCAGAGAACGAGGCCGTCACCATAGGTGTCTCGGAAATCTATAGACCAGTGGAACGGATTCCAGTAGATGCTCTCTTCACCGCGGCGACCTTGGACCCGATGCAGGGCAAGATAACAAATAAGCTTTCCTTCGTCGGTTCTTCTGGGACCTCCATCGTTTATATGTCCCAGAACGCTCTTTACATAACTTACACGTACTACCCATCTCCGCTCGAGACGTACCATCGCTTCATCAAGGAAAAGTGTGGTGACATTCTTTCGAGCGACGACATGCTGAGAATAGATAAGCTGATAGCCTTGGAAATCAGCGAAGAGGCAAAACTTTTCGAGTTGGAAACAATTCTCGAGCCATACCTTAGGGAGATTTCCGCACGAGCGGAGAACTACTTCGCAGAAAGGGCGAGAGATCTACAACTCACTGGAATAATCAAAGTGGATCTTGAAAGCTTTGGAATAGTGGCGCAAGGAAGGGTGCCGGGATATCCCCTCAATCAGTTCTCTCTCGACGAGTTCAACGGATATCTGCGCTTGGCTACGACCATAGAACCATTCATCTGGATGTTTGGCAGCGTGCAGAGTGCGAACGACGTCTACATTCTGGATGGGGAACTTAAAGTAGTTGGATCAGTAAAAGATCTCGGTCTGACGGAGAGAATATACTCAGTTAGATTCATCGGAGAGAAAGGATATATCGTCACCTTCAGGGAAACGGATCCATTCTACGTCCTAAATCTATCGGATCCAGCAAATCCACGACTTACAGGTGAGCTTAAAATTCCTGGCTATTCCTCCTACCTTCACCCGATAACGGAAAATCTCATCTTGGGCATCGGAAGGGAAAACTTGAATGTTAAAATCTCCCTCTTCGATGTTTCAGAGTCCTCGCAACCAGTCGAGCTTGACAAAACGATTCTTGACGAATACTGGTCGGACGTTCTTGAGACTCACCACGCTTTTCTGCTCGATCCAGACCACAAGGTTTTCTTCCTCCCCGCAGGACAGAACGGATATGTCTTCTCATACGAAAACGCCAAAATCAGCCAGGTGTTGAAGACAGAAATTTCGGAAATCAGCAGGGCGGTTTATTTGGATGACTTTCTCTACCTAATAGGTTCGCGCGGCATAGTTGTCTTTGATGAAAACACGTGGCAAAAGGTCAGTGAGGTAGTGTTTGAGTAA
- the carA gene encoding glutamine-hydrolyzing carbamoyl-phosphate synthase small subunit: MVKKAILALEDGTVVRGLGFGACGEAIGEIVFNTAMVGYVEALTDPSYKGQILMMTYPLIGNYGYSPEWHESDSIKAEGFVVREACKTPSHPKSIMTISEFLEREGIPGIEGVDTRALTLKIREYGTMKSALAVFEEKDEPDPQEILKKAKEQPHITERDLVPLVSRKEKTRIDVGGDLEVVLIDCGVKQSIINSLLKRKINFTIVPFDTPADEILEMRPDGVFLSNGPGDPARVKETIETVKKLLGSLPLIGICLGHQLLALACGAKTFKLKFGHRGINQPVKDLKTGRVFISSQNHGFAVDENSLDGTGLRVTQLNPNDWTVEGIEHTEIPLFSVQYHPEASPGPNDTLFFFDEVARFIKRWKECQSVQTSGKFSS, translated from the coding sequence TTGGTTAAGAAGGCAATTCTGGCACTTGAAGACGGCACAGTAGTCAGAGGATTGGGTTTTGGAGCCTGCGGAGAGGCAATAGGTGAAATAGTTTTCAACACGGCAATGGTTGGCTACGTTGAGGCTCTCACTGACCCATCCTACAAAGGGCAAATTCTGATGATGACGTATCCTCTCATAGGAAACTACGGTTATTCTCCAGAGTGGCACGAGTCGGATTCGATAAAAGCGGAAGGTTTTGTTGTCCGAGAAGCATGCAAAACCCCAAGTCATCCGAAATCCATTATGACAATTTCAGAATTCCTCGAAAGGGAAGGAATTCCGGGCATTGAAGGTGTGGACACGAGAGCGCTAACCCTGAAAATCCGCGAATACGGAACGATGAAAAGTGCTCTTGCGGTCTTCGAAGAAAAAGACGAACCAGATCCTCAGGAAATCCTAAAGAAGGCTAAGGAACAACCGCATATAACGGAGAGGGATCTAGTTCCTCTGGTTAGCCGCAAGGAGAAAACAAGAATAGACGTGGGCGGAGATCTAGAAGTAGTTCTTATCGACTGCGGCGTCAAGCAGAGTATAATCAATTCTCTCCTAAAGAGGAAGATAAATTTCACAATAGTCCCCTTCGATACACCGGCAGACGAAATCTTGGAGATGCGTCCAGACGGTGTCTTTCTTTCGAACGGTCCTGGAGACCCGGCAAGGGTGAAGGAAACGATAGAGACGGTGAAGAAACTTTTGGGCAGCTTACCACTCATCGGAATATGTCTAGGTCATCAACTTCTCGCTCTGGCTTGTGGAGCAAAAACTTTCAAACTCAAATTCGGTCACAGGGGAATAAACCAACCAGTAAAAGATTTAAAAACCGGAAGAGTTTTCATCAGCTCTCAAAACCACGGTTTCGCAGTTGACGAAAATTCTCTCGATGGAACAGGTCTACGTGTCACCCAACTAAACCCAAACGATTGGACGGTGGAAGGAATCGAGCACACGGAGATTCCGCTGTTTTCGGTTCAGTATCACCCAGAGGCTTCACCGGGTCCAAACGATACCCTATTTTTCTTCGATGAGGTAGCTAGGTTCATCAAGAGGTGGAAGGAATGCCAAAGCGTACAGACATCAGGAAAATTCTCGTCATAG
- the hypF gene encoding carbamoyltransferase HypF produces MRTEARAEIFVRGLVQGVGFRPFCHRLASKLGLAGTVRNLGDAGVHLILEGEKGKIEEFLETMFHDHPPLAKILEVEVRLSKARGEFKEFIVSKSEPSSFGKISLVPPDITICEKCLSEIENPSDRRYRYPFTTCVDCGPRFTIIESLPYDREGTSMKDFPLCSDCSLEYHNPEDRRYRAEPTCCPKCGPKVFLLNSDGRPISAGDPLLETAKLLDEGFIVAIKGIGGTHVAAKTTDDDVLIRLRKNFCRPQQPFAVMSLNLERIRTFAEVDQKAESLLASVQRPIVLLKKKRDFPLSDLVSPGLDTIGVMLPYSGIHHLILSEGKDPAYIMTSANLPGLPMVIDNSEALSALRGLVDYFLLHDRRIVNRCDDSVVRFTADGYVFIRRSRGYAPLPLEMKFRFGKGIAALGGDLCVTGAVTKDGKCFLTQHIGDVSKFETLLYLRAAVHRLIDLLKIEKIDVVVCDMHPAYSTTGEAKRLADETGAEIVQVQHHHAHLAGLAAEYGLDELLGIAADGAGYGLDGTIWGGEVLLIQKERFEKIGGLKACSMPGGDLATIYPARMVAGILWDALSKEELREILVEFCLQGFPRGEKEIEVLLAQLNRKVNVPLTSSLGRLLDASSCLLGICSARTYEGEPAMKLEALASAGDPSRFRPEIERSGNFVDQASLLLQVVEALRAGVKKSDIAAGVQASVARALAEIAVEKAEELGIKTVGVSGGVFYNDAIARTVKEVVERRGLRFLISRQIPLGDGGISAGQAVVASFLTS; encoded by the coding sequence ATGCGAACGGAAGCCCGCGCTGAAATTTTTGTGAGAGGACTCGTTCAGGGTGTGGGTTTCAGACCCTTCTGTCACCGTCTAGCCTCCAAACTCGGACTCGCCGGCACTGTGAGAAATCTTGGGGATGCCGGTGTCCATCTAATTTTGGAGGGTGAAAAGGGAAAAATCGAGGAATTTCTCGAAACAATGTTCCATGACCACCCTCCTCTAGCCAAGATCTTGGAGGTTGAAGTCAGGCTGTCGAAAGCACGCGGAGAATTCAAAGAGTTCATCGTTTCGAAAAGTGAGCCTTCTTCATTCGGAAAAATCTCTCTAGTCCCTCCAGACATCACGATATGTGAAAAATGTCTATCCGAAATCGAAAATCCATCCGACAGGAGATACAGATATCCGTTCACGACATGCGTTGACTGTGGTCCGAGATTTACGATAATCGAAAGCCTCCCTTACGATAGGGAAGGGACTTCTATGAAAGATTTTCCCCTTTGTTCGGACTGCTCGCTGGAGTATCACAATCCGGAAGACAGGAGATATAGGGCGGAGCCCACCTGTTGCCCAAAATGCGGTCCAAAAGTTTTTCTTTTAAACTCTGATGGTCGTCCGATATCTGCTGGAGATCCTCTTCTGGAAACCGCGAAACTTCTCGACGAAGGATTCATAGTCGCGATAAAGGGGATCGGCGGGACGCATGTGGCTGCAAAGACAACAGACGACGATGTTCTTATTAGACTGAGGAAAAACTTCTGCAGACCTCAACAACCATTCGCCGTAATGAGTCTAAATCTCGAAAGAATCAGAACGTTTGCGGAGGTGGATCAAAAAGCGGAGAGTCTTCTGGCTTCAGTTCAACGACCGATTGTTCTGCTCAAGAAAAAAAGAGATTTTCCGCTCTCGGACCTCGTTTCTCCAGGGCTTGACACGATTGGTGTGATGCTCCCTTACAGCGGGATCCACCACCTCATCCTCTCTGAAGGTAAGGACCCAGCATACATAATGACGAGTGCGAACCTTCCCGGTCTTCCAATGGTAATCGATAACAGCGAAGCTCTCTCTGCCCTGCGTGGACTTGTTGACTATTTCCTCCTCCATGACCGCCGCATAGTTAACAGATGCGATGATTCTGTTGTGAGGTTCACGGCCGATGGTTACGTTTTCATCAGGAGGTCGCGGGGTTATGCTCCGCTCCCACTCGAGATGAAGTTTAGATTTGGGAAGGGCATAGCCGCTCTAGGCGGAGATCTTTGCGTAACCGGAGCGGTCACGAAAGATGGCAAATGCTTCCTCACTCAGCACATTGGTGACGTGAGCAAATTCGAAACTCTCCTTTACTTGCGTGCTGCCGTCCACAGGCTGATCGACCTTCTGAAAATAGAGAAAATAGACGTCGTAGTCTGCGACATGCATCCGGCTTACTCGACGACCGGGGAAGCCAAAAGGCTCGCAGATGAAACAGGAGCGGAAATCGTGCAGGTCCAGCACCATCATGCCCATCTTGCAGGTCTTGCCGCCGAGTATGGTCTCGATGAACTCTTGGGAATTGCAGCGGATGGAGCAGGTTACGGGCTTGATGGAACAATCTGGGGAGGAGAGGTTCTTCTCATTCAAAAAGAAAGATTTGAGAAGATCGGTGGTCTGAAGGCTTGCTCGATGCCGGGCGGAGATCTTGCCACGATATACCCGGCCAGAATGGTGGCAGGAATCCTCTGGGATGCTTTGTCGAAGGAAGAGCTTCGTGAGATTCTCGTAGAGTTCTGTCTTCAAGGCTTCCCGAGAGGGGAGAAGGAAATCGAGGTGTTGCTTGCCCAGCTAAACCGCAAAGTCAACGTTCCTCTCACTTCGAGTCTTGGGAGACTTCTCGACGCATCGTCCTGCCTGCTTGGAATCTGTTCAGCAAGAACTTATGAGGGCGAACCAGCGATGAAGCTGGAAGCTTTGGCCTCCGCCGGAGATCCTTCACGCTTTCGTCCAGAAATCGAGAGAAGCGGAAACTTTGTAGACCAGGCTTCTCTCCTTCTTCAGGTTGTTGAGGCACTGAGGGCGGGAGTGAAAAAATCGGATATCGCAGCCGGTGTTCAGGCTTCGGTCGCTCGAGCTCTTGCGGAAATCGCCGTGGAAAAGGCGGAGGAATTAGGAATCAAAACAGTTGGCGTTTCGGGTGGCGTGTTTTACAACGACGCTATTGCAAGAACTGTCAAAGAGGTCGTAGAAAGAAGGGGTCTTAGGTTTCTGATTTCCAGACAGATCCCTTTGGGAGACGGTGGGATTTCTGCGGGTCAGGCAGTTGTTGCTTCCTTCCTTACCTCATGA
- the nikR gene encoding nickel-responsive transcriptional regulator NikR yields the protein MNLERISLTIPSDLLKELDEFLEKSKYASRSEAIRDALRSFLIEQKLRKELEGEIVGVLAFLYDHEVKGISDELTDIQHESKSSIASSLHLHIDERNCLEVLLVCGKVKDINKLASRIESMRGVKQLKLIPFMR from the coding sequence ATGAACCTAGAACGAATCAGCCTGACTATTCCGTCAGATCTCTTGAAGGAGTTGGACGAATTCCTAGAGAAAAGCAAGTATGCGAGCAGGTCTGAGGCGATAAGGGACGCGCTCAGGAGTTTTCTCATAGAACAGAAATTGAGAAAAGAACTGGAGGGAGAAATCGTTGGCGTCCTAGCATTCCTTTACGATCATGAAGTCAAGGGGATTTCCGATGAGCTGACGGATATCCAGCACGAATCAAAAAGCTCAATCGCATCAAGTTTACACTTGCACATCGACGAGAGAAACTGCCTTGAAGTTCTCCTTGTGTGCGGAAAAGTTAAAGACATCAATAAGCTTGCCTCGAGAATAGAATCGATGAGAGGCGTCAAGCAGCTTAAGCTCATTCCGTTCATGAGGTAA